One genomic region from Pyxicephalus adspersus chromosome 1, UCB_Pads_2.0, whole genome shotgun sequence encodes:
- the ITGB7 gene encoding integrin beta-7, which translates to MTSVAFMYGVGFLLIFGTYGFQGTENQGDDCEHTLSCSECIKSHPSCVWCAAKNFTKGGESEGSRCATRLELLQRGCDEGLIIDPKSLINIVKDTPLSDKADQEIITQLAPQKVHLKLRPGKKEKFPVRFKRAEGYPIDLYYLMDLSFSMKDDLENVKKLGSDIQQVLYNVTKSVRIGFGSFVDKTVLPYVNTVPSQLRNPCPSRTERCQPPFSYRNVLSLTSNLTLFQERVSAESISGNLDSPEGGLDAMFQAAVCTDHIGWRNVTRLLVYASDDIFHMAGDGKLAGIYIPTDGHCHLNENGEYYQSNMYDYPSVGHLSQILSAANIQPIFAVTSTVLSTYQELSDLIPKSAVGELSEDSSNVVNLISQAYNNLSSTVNLEHVNLPKGIHISYDSHCPDFVSMGQPRGQCSDVKINQMVDFDVTVWIDEKTCQHGKQSFSLRILGFSEDLSVDVEPICDCNCNDEEIFSNHCSQGLGNYSCGVCSCVDGYRGKHCECPKNKYESDKDCIMDGSLLPCNGRGRCDCGQCTCNKHFRGTFCECDDTSCERHDGQLCGGLSRGVCDCGTCRCNSNFTGNACECSNYTSECETSDGKICSGHGTCKCNKCVCEKGYQSSDKCSECFQCKSPCQIHRDCAECKAFNTGPLKDNCTFSCTQVVVNIVKDSEFSTKEIKDWCSEKDITFFVTDNGDGGPVYIYVKKRQEIKDQTKVLILGLVLGIAFFGLLLIILYRVIVEMIDRQEYNRFLKARSTEQWNEAQNPLFKSATTTVVNPNFHQD; encoded by the exons ATGACTGTGAGCACACGTTATCATGCTCGGAATGTATCAAGTCTCATCCAAGCTGTGTGTGGTGTGCCGCTAAA AACTTCACAAAAGGAGGTGAGTCTGAAGGTTCCCGATGTGCCACCCGTCTAGAGCTGCTCCAGCGTGGATGTGATGAAGGACTTATTATAGATCCCAAATCACTTATTAACATTGTGAAGGATACACCTTTGAGTGACAAGGCTGATCAAGAGATTATCACGCAACTTGCACCTCAGAAAGTGCATCTGAAACTTCGTCCTG GAAAGAAGGAGAAGTTCCCAGTGCGGTTTAAGCGTGCAGAGGGGTACCCCATCGACCTCTATTACCTCATGGACTTGTCTTTTTCTATGAAGGATGATCTAGAGAATGTGAAGAAGTTAGGAAGTGATATTCAGCAAGTGTTATACAACGTTACCAAGTCCGTGCGCATAG gttttggTTCATTTGTGGATAAGACAGTGTTACCCTATGTAAACACAGTACCATCCCAACTAAGGAATCCATGCCCATCGCGAACAGAGCGCTGCCAACCACCCTTCAGCTATCGTAATGTCCTGTCTTTAACATCAAACCTCACCTTGTTTCAAGAACGAGTCAGTGCCGAGAGCATCTCTGGAAACCTGGATTCACCGGAGGGGGGACTTGATGCCATGTTCCAGGCTGCTGTGTGCACA GACCACATTGGTTGGAGGAATGTAACACGGCTTTTGGTGTATGCCTCAGATGATATCTTTCACATGGCCGGAGATGGAAAATTGGCTGGCATTTACATACCAACAGATGGCCACTGTCACCTAAATGAAAATGGAGAATATTACCAAAGCAATATGTAT gattatcCATCTGTGGGACATCTTTCCCAGATTCTATCAGCTGCTAACATTCAGCCTATATTTGCAGTTACAAGCACTGTTCTCTCAACCTAccag GAGCTGAGTGATTTGATTCCTAAATCTGCAGTAGGGGAACTGTCAGAGGATTCCAGCAATGTGGTTAATCTTATATCTCAAGCCTACAAT AATTTATCCTCCACAGTAAACCTGGAACATGTCAATTTACCAAAAGGAATCCACATCTCTTATGATTCTCACTGTCCTGACTTTGTTAGTATGGGGCAGCCAAGAGGGCAGTGCTCCGATGTTAAAATTAATCAAATG GTAGATTTTGATGTGACTGTGTGGATAGACGAGAAGACATGTCAGCATGGAAAACAGAGCTTCAGTCTGAGGATACTAGGATTCAGTGAGGATCTCAGTGTGGACGTTGAACCAATATGTGATTGCAACTGTAATGATGAAGAAATCTTCTCCAATCACTGCAGTCAGGGACTTGGAAATTATAGCTGTGGAGTTTGCAG ctgtgtggaTGGGTATAGAGGAAAGCACTGTGAGTGTCCAAAAAACAAGTATGAGTCTGACAAGGACTGCATTATGGACGGCTCTCTGCTCCCTTGTAATGGACGTGGAAGGTGTGACTGTGGACAGTGCACATGTAACAAACATTTTCGGGGAACATTTTGCGAATGTGATGATACCAGTTGTGAAAGACATGATGGCCAGCTTTGTGGAG GTCTGTCCAGAGGGGTCTGCGACTGTGGCACCTGCAGGTGTAACTCTAATTTTACAGGCAACGCATGTGAATGCAGCAATTACACCAGTGAATGTGAGACTTCAGATGGAAAGATATGCAGTGGTCATGGaacttgtaaatgtaataaatgtgtctGTGAAAAAGGATATCAATCCAGCGACAAATGTAGTGAATGTTTTCAGTGTAAGAGCCCATGCCAAATACACAG AGACTGCGCAGAGTGCAAGGCATTTAATACTGGACCATTAAAAGATAACTGCACCTTCTCCTGCACCCAAGTTGTTGTTAACATTGTTAAGGATTCTGAGTTTTCAACAAAGGAAATTAAGGACTGGTGTTCTGAGAAAGACATTACATTCTTTGTGACTGATAATGGTGATGGTGGACCTGTATATATCTACGTAAAGAAAAGACAAg AGATTAAAGACCAGACAAAAGTTCTGATACTGGGGTTAGTTTTGGGTATTGCCTTCTTTGGCCTCCTCCTAATTATTCTGTATCGGGTCATTGTGGAGATGATTGACCGTCAAGAATACAATCGGTTCCTAAAAGCACGAAGTACTGAGCAATGGAATGAG GCACAAAACCCTCTCTTCAAAAGTGCTACCACCACCGTGGTAAACCCAAATTTCCACCAAGATTAA